From the Bacteroidia bacterium genome, one window contains:
- a CDS encoding YhcH/YjgK/YiaL family protein has product MLFDDISNLLSYSCVHEGLRIVADFLDATDLSAIEPGSTELTGGARCIVAQYDTASREDETLECHRRYIDVHVPLEGSECIGVRARAFCEVAGDYDDENDFQLLTGKRSLLEMVPGTFAVFFPDDGHMPGLPLHAPGETVRKLVFKLPVGKASA; this is encoded by the coding sequence ATGCTTTTTGACGACATATCCAATCTCCTTTCGTACTCGTGCGTGCACGAGGGGCTGCGCATCGTCGCGGACTTTCTCGACGCAACGGATCTCTCAGCAATCGAACCCGGCTCAACCGAACTTACCGGGGGAGCGCGATGCATCGTAGCGCAGTACGATACAGCTTCGCGCGAGGATGAAACGCTCGAATGCCATCGCCGGTATATCGACGTCCATGTGCCTTTGGAAGGAAGCGAATGCATTGGAGTGCGGGCACGGGCGTTCTGTGAAGTGGCGGGCGACTATGACGACGAGAATGATTTCCAGCTTCTCACGGGGAAGCGCTCACTGTTGGAAATGGTGCCGGGAACGTTCGCCGTGTTTTTTCCTGACGATGGCCACATGCCCGGCCTACCGCTGCATGCGCCGGGTGAAACTGTCAGGAAGCTGGTTTTCAAGCTGCCTGTGGGGAAGGCTTCTGCCTGA